In Sandaracinaceae bacterium, the following are encoded in one genomic region:
- a CDS encoding PilT/PilU family type 4a pilus ATPase — protein sequence MSARLDTFLRIAADQQASDLHFHAGKVPMIRHHGELSSMPFRVLSAPQVRTFLEEILSPAQRAKLDAEQQVDFAYDLDGVGRFRASVCEQNGGLSAVFRVIPDGIPNLSDLELPAAVAGFTRHANGLVLITGPTGSGKTTTLAAMVDLINRTSGRHVITVEDPIEFVHEPKQGLVTQREIGLHAASFASALRSALREAPDVLVVGEMRDFETISLALTAAEAGVLVFATLHTGSAAKALDRMMGAAPADQQEQVREVLSVLLRGVLSQRLCRLANGQGRAAAPEILLQSISISHLIREQKVHQIDAYLRGGEHSAHGMVSLEQSLVRLVREGRITRAEALLHANDAEAVTLALTKAGAA from the coding sequence GTGAGCGCGCGCCTCGACACGTTCCTCCGAATCGCCGCGGATCAGCAGGCCAGCGACCTTCACTTCCACGCGGGCAAGGTCCCGATGATCCGTCACCACGGCGAGCTCAGCAGCATGCCGTTCCGGGTCCTGAGCGCCCCGCAGGTCCGGACCTTCCTCGAGGAGATCCTCTCCCCCGCGCAGCGCGCCAAGCTGGACGCGGAGCAGCAGGTCGACTTCGCCTACGACCTCGACGGCGTGGGTCGCTTCCGGGCCAGCGTCTGTGAACAGAACGGCGGGCTGAGCGCCGTCTTTCGTGTGATCCCCGACGGCATCCCCAACCTCTCCGATCTCGAGCTGCCGGCGGCGGTCGCTGGCTTCACCCGCCACGCCAACGGCCTCGTGCTGATCACCGGGCCCACGGGCTCGGGCAAGACGACGACGCTCGCTGCGATGGTGGACCTCATCAACCGGACGTCGGGCCGACACGTCATCACGGTCGAGGACCCGATCGAGTTCGTGCACGAGCCCAAGCAGGGCCTCGTCACCCAGCGCGAGATCGGCCTGCACGCCGCGAGCTTCGCGTCCGCGCTCCGCTCGGCCCTCCGCGAGGCGCCCGACGTGCTCGTGGTCGGAGAGATGCGGGACTTCGAGACGATCTCGCTCGCGCTGACCGCGGCGGAGGCGGGCGTGCTCGTCTTCGCGACCCTTCACACCGGGTCCGCCGCCAAGGCGCTCGACCGGATGATGGGCGCCGCGCCGGCCGACCAGCAGGAGCAGGTGCGCGAGGTCTTGTCGGTGCTCCTCCGCGGCGTGCTCTCGCAGCGCCTGTGCCGGCTCGCCAACGGACAGGGGCGCGCCGCGGCGCCCGAGATCCTCTTGCAGTCGATCTCGATCAGTCACCTCATCCGGGAGCAGAAGGTGCACCAGATCGACGCCTATCTGCGCGGAGGCGAGCACTCGGCGCACGGGATGGTCAGCCTCGAGCAGTCACTGGTGCGGCTCGTGCGCGAGGGCCGCATCACGCGGGCCGAGGCGCTCCTCCACGCCAACGACGCGGAGGCGGTGACCCTCGCGCTGACCAAGGCGGGGGCCGCGTGA